The nucleotide window AATAACTGGTAAAAATGCGTATCAGGTAAGTGCGTTAACCTACTGTCCGGGAAATTATAAAGATGCGGTCCAAATCAAGAATAATCTGATCATCGTAAAATATTCAAATATTGCACCGTATGCAGAAAGTACTGATATTGGTAGCCTTAGCTATGATTATACTAAAAACAAAGTTGAAATTATCACTCATCTAAAACGTGACTCATACTATAAAAAGAAGTTTGCTAGTTATACGCCAGTACAAATCTATCAAGAAGCGGCAGCTGATGGCAATATCGATAAGGACACCGGGCTAATTGCAAGCTGTCATATCTGTGGTATGTATGGTTATAAATACTGCTTTAAATTTAAAGCATTAGCTAATCCACCACATGATAAATACTATACTATACTTCAGAAATCCTGTAATTAGAGTTGTGATATTAATCCATTCTAATAATTTTCACATTAGAGATCTGTTATAATTTCGATTCTTGGGCAAACTTTATTCTATAGTCTTCAGGATATGCAATTATGGCAAATTTCAGTCATGAACCATTTTTAAATGAATACATAACTAATAATTTCATTCAATTACTTGATCTTCCTATGTACTCATGCTTATATGATCAAAGTTTTAAACTTGTGATTTGTACCAATCAGTCGGCAAAATCATTGGGATACGAGTTTTGGGAAAACGCTGTTGGCATCAGTTATGAAGATGATAGCTGCCATGTGCTTGCCAGAGCAATTTTTGGTTCAAGTTATAGTGATGAACATAAAGACTCTATCAATAAATATGCTGCAATGATACTTGATTTCCAGAAAGATGTATTTTTGAATAAACGGGCAATAAGCTTCTTCGATTTATTACCGTACAATAACCAGTTTAATAGTTACCTTGTCACATATGTTCCAATTGTCAATAAAGCTGGTGAGGTGGTTGCAATTCAGAGTCACGCGATTGAGTCCAAGTTTTTTGGTTTCCAGGAGCACTTTTATACTCTCTATGATAGCGGAGATACCAAGAATAATTTTCCGGACAAAATAGAACTGACTAGACGGGAAGAGGAGGTTATGTTTTTACTAGCCAATGGTTTAAATCAGGAGCAAATAGCGCAAACCTTACAAACTAGCCGAAGTACTATCGCCACAATTATCGCTACCAAACTATGTGTGAAATTTAATATTCCAGGCTCTAATACTGGTTATCTAACCAAGCTTGCAATGGAACGTGGTTATTTTCAATACATTCCATCGTCCTTGTTTAAACCATTTGTCGTGCCAATGATTAAGGGTTAGCCATAATTATTGATTATTGTTTTCATCACTTTTTTAGCTAAGGGAGTAGATATTTTATCTACTCCCTTAGTATTTCTACGAATTAGGTCTTGCCATTAAATTCAATTTTATCGTCACAAACTGTTTATTTTCAATGTGCTAAGTGTCTTATCTAGGTCTGCGCCTAGTGCTTAAATCCAGACTGTTAGACATTTTTGTCTATAGTTATCTTTCTGATTAAAGAATAAAATGATGACATGAGATAGATAAAGTAATCAACTTCTAAAAAGGTCTGAAAAATGAAAACAACTAAATTAAAACAATTAGTATGTGTATTAACCAGTAGCTTAATTTTAGTAGCATGTAATAACAATGTTGGTGGTACAGCTAATACAAATGCAGCAACAGTAAAATCAACGGCATCACAAGCTAATACCCAACGAGCAGTAATAAAAGTAGCTCCAGAAGCATCAGATGCTCCAACTAACTATATTAGTAAAACAATTGTTGATTCTTTTGCTGGTAATTTCTTTGCTTTTCCGGGTAATTTTGGATTTAATCTACTATCCGGCTGGTTAGGCGGTCTTATTTTTCAAGATGATAGCCAGCAGCAAATATTAGATGGTTTAAAAGATATTCAGGATAAATTAGCAGAAATGGATAAAAAGCTGGATAAATCACTTAATCTAGAAAATGATATCCTAAATTTGGTAAAAAATTTCTACAATGCCCAGATGAAAGCAAATTTTGAAGAAGTATTAAAAGAACCAGATGCGACTGCGCGGGAAGTGCAAGAGCAATATCATCTATATACTCAGCAAAATATTTTTGGCAATAGTTCTTCAAGTATTAGTGCTAAGGATCTGGATGCTCTATTTGATTATGCAGCCAGCCAAAAAGCCAGAAAAGATGATGTTGAAGAGGTAATTGGTAAAAATAACTCAAGCATTTTGTTTTCACGGTTTAAAGCAAAATATATCAATACCAACAGCGGTGGCGCTTCTTTCTTTAATTTATTAAAAAGCCGGAAAGAAATGTATGTTGAAGCATTATTTAGCGGAGTTCCTGAAAATAACTTTATGGCTAAGATAGATTATTATAATCAGCAGAATATGCATTATCAGAGCGAATTATCTGGTGCATATCAGAAACTTTATAATATACAGCTAGCTCAGCTGGCATATATGTACGCGCTTGGAATCAATGTTGATCTAAATTCATTGCCACAACTTGATTCAAAATGGCACGGTAAAGAAGGATTTAAAGAAGCTGTTAAACTGCTAAACCAATACTATAATGGTGAATATGTACAACTGGGTGAAAATCTGAAGGCAGGATTTGCCCCAATTAGTAATCAGGATCTATATACGAGGGTTAATAATTTGTTTGCTACAGAACTACTTGATAATAATACATTTAATAGCAATAAACCAGCTGTAGGTCAATGTGCAATTAGTGAGATGGTATTTGACAGGCTTGATAATGAACATGGCATTTTGCGTTTAGGTGCTAAATGTATGATTGCACAGAATTCTAACAAAACAGCTAAATTCAGCAACGTACACCAGGATATATTATATAAATACGCAGGCACAAAAATTATGGGAACTACCTATGATCACTTACGTTTTGATACTAACTATCCTAAAATGTTGGTATATACTAATCGTGGGGCATATAGCTTTAATTCTGATGATTTGAGTGTTTTTAGTGCTAAAAATCAGATTTCAACTGCATGGAACTGGCACGATGTAAATAATGTAAATATCATGGCTGACTCGCTAGTGAGTGATAAGTTACACAACATTGACAGATTTTATTGGGCTGCTGCCAACGTAGCATTGGGTGAAGATGTTAGTGTCTATCCTGAACGCTATCTGGATAACCGAGATAAAATCAGTGGTAATGACAGACAAATTTTGCCATGGAAAGATTATGGACTGGATAAAAACGGTTACGGGGTGACAATGAACTTCCCTGGTAGTAAAGAAACGCTATATAATCAAGATATTCCACAAAGTTGGTATGCTCAATGGCATTTGATTTCTTATAATGGAAAACAGGCCTTATTAAAAATCGAATTTATCAACTCTAACTCTTCTGCACAATGGATTGGGATTGGTTGTCTTAATACGGATAATGATCAAAGCTGTCATCGTGAAAATAAAAATACTTTAGTCTGGGATGACGGTACCAAATTGACTCTACAAAATGATAAATTCTTTGATTTCGATGATAACCAAATTGAGTATCGCTATAATAATTCTCCTAGCGAGTGGAGAATTAGCGGTACTTCAAATGAAAACTATGAAGTATTACCTAAAAAAGACTAACATTTCAAAGAAAGTTCGATGAATACCCCCAATTGATTAAGTAGTTGGGGTATTTTATTAGACAAAACTGTCGATTGTTTTGCCCCAAGTTTTATCGGATAATCTTATCTATAAAATACTTTAATAAACTGTTAATCAATAAGGAACAAAAATGAGAAGAATTATTGCGGCTTCATTTATTTTATTTCATATTACTGCCTTTGCTGGTCGTGGGGCAACATTGGTAATTGATAATGCTACTAAAGAATATCTTACCGTAAAATCAGTTAGTTCAAGCTGTGTTATCGGTCAAGAACAAATAAACACCACCATTGGATCAGTTAATGTTGCAAACATTTATCTTGAAGCTTCAAATGATATATTAAAAGGCTGCTCATATAGCACCTCAAAAGGAGAAGTTGAACTATATAGCGCGAAAGGCGATTTTATTGCCCGCACCTCTTATAGTATTTCTAATACTGGGACTAACGCGTGGGTAAGCTCTCAAGGGGCTAATTTTGTAACTAATTCTTATGCACACAATACATATGATCGTGGATCAGATAAAGATTTAATTGTAATTAATGTTACCCCTGCGGATAAAAATATACAGGAATATGCAAACTGGATGGGGAATATGAAAGATCAATTACAAAATAAGTCATTATCAACACTAGTATTACCAGGAACACATGACTCTTTAACTAATGATTTATCAACCAGTCTATGTGAAGCGGATCCTGATTCGGCGTGGTATAAGAAATTCGGAATGGGATTTGCTAAAGCTCAGTATCTGGATATGTCACAACAGTTAAATCGGGGAATTCGCTATTTTGATATTCGTTTATGTCATCAGAATGGTAAAAACTATATTTCTCATACACTATTAAGCAAAAAGAGCTTTGAAGCTTCATTAATGCAACTAGATTCATTTTTAAATGAGCACCCAAAGGAAATGGTTATTCTTGATTTACAGCATATCTATGGTTATGACAAAAATAGCCTGTCCACACTTCTGGATTTTATTCAGGTAAAATTTGATGGCAGAATTATCAGCTATGATAAATTTAATCCTAGTAGTAAGTTAGCAGATATTTGGAATAGCAACTTTGGTTCAAATTTAATTGTTATTCTGCCTGATACTGAGCTGGCACAAGAGATCATTAAAAATCCAAAATATTCATTTGCGTGGCCACGTAATACGATTAATTCTCCATGGCCAAATACTACAAATACTGGAGAATTAATTAATAAAAATAGTCAATATCTTGAAAATCGCAGTTTCGATAGTTTCTTTGTCAATCAATTGCAATTAACTCCAGATGGTGATTTCATCACAAAAAACCTGAGCTATAGTCTAGAGAGAATGGCTTATGAAAGCCTAGATAAAGTTTATCAATGGCAATGGAATAACTTACAAAGCGGAAAATTAAATATTCTGATGCGTGACTGGAGCGATGGTTATGATGGCACTATTTTGGCAATAGAAGCTAACAAGGTCAATAGAGAACTCTGAATTATTAAGTCTTTATGGCAAGGCATAATAAGGCAAGGAGCTAGTCAGGAAAGATGTATACGAAAGGAGTAGATAATTTATCTACTCCTTTCGTATACATCTTTGGGTTAAACTATACTATTAAGTTTGTTTGCATTATAAAATATAATTATATTACAGTATAATACATTACAAAAATGCTAATTATAAAATCTACCTATAGCGGCTATTAGACATTTTTGTCTATAGTTATATTTTTTGCCAAAGAATAAAATGATGTCATCGAATAGATAAACCAATTAACTATTAATAAAAAGGGAAATTTCAATGAAACCAAATAAATTAAAACAACTATCATGTGTTCTTGTAAGTAGTCTGATGCTGGCAGGAAGCATAACCCTTACTGGTTGCATTAATAATAGTGGTGATGATGGCGATAATAGTCGGGCAGGAAATAATAGCTATTATGTTAAACCGATTAAGCTAAGCGTAGTTAATACCGAGCAAACTACATTTACCAAAATAATTATTACAGATAAACAAAATAAGGAAATTCTAAATCAGAGTTTTAGTTGCGCTCCAGGTGCGACTTGCCCTCTTGATTTTAATGAGCGTTTACAAGCTCCTATCACGCTTAAATTTTATAATCAGAATAAACTAATCACGGCTTATACCATAGTTGATGTCGCGGGTAATTTCGGTAAAATAGAAACCAGTGATGTGATGTTGGGAACATATGTTTATAGACAGCTTAAAGCCAAAGATAAGCTACTTGCTGCAAATCTAAGTAGTCGCTTGGATACATTTTTTGATTGCTATTGTAGCCCAGACAAACGCCCGGATAATTTTGAAGAATTAGGGCTTTATTATAAAGCAATGGTGGTACAAGGGAAACAAACCGATGATCAATTTTATACCAAGCTGCTTGCTGATTTAAATGCAGGTAAAAGACTTCCGGGTGGTCCTTTCTCAAAAAGAAAAAAACAACAGGCAGAGCTAAAGTCATTAGCGCTAAATCGCGCCCAAGTCCAGCTTAAATCGGCAAATGGCTCAACCTGTAGCCAATATACCTCTGGTATTTTAACTGCGTTTTCAGCCCTTAAATTATTCCCAATCCCAGGCTTTAACGGTCCATTTGATTTTGCTGATCGGGTGGTAAAAGGAGCCTGTGATAGTTTTCAGGGCGATGTACTTAATGGTTTAGATGAAATCAAAAATAAACTTAACGAAATGGATGCCAAGTTGGATGCCATCGGCTATCAGATTCAGGAACTGGCAGATAAAATGGATCATCAAAATTTAAGCAGAAATATTTCTGAAATTAATAACAAGATAGAAGAATGGTCAGCATTACGTGATTCTTATTATCAGATCTTAAATGGTGGTCATTATAAAAACTTTAGTGAGTTTTTACAAAAAAATGGTAATGTGGCGGGTGTTATGCAAAAAGA belongs to Aquella oligotrophica and includes:
- a CDS encoding helix-turn-helix transcriptional regulator, translated to MANFSHEPFLNEYITNNFIQLLDLPMYSCLYDQSFKLVICTNQSAKSLGYEFWENAVGISYEDDSCHVLARAIFGSSYSDEHKDSINKYAAMILDFQKDVFLNKRAISFFDLLPYNNQFNSYLVTYVPIVNKAGEVVAIQSHAIESKFFGFQEHFYTLYDSGDTKNNFPDKIELTRREEEVMFLLANGLNQEQIAQTLQTSRSTIATIIATKLCVKFNIPGSNTGYLTKLAMERGYFQYIPSSLFKPFVVPMIKG